The proteins below come from a single Chitinophaga pinensis DSM 2588 genomic window:
- a CDS encoding RagB/SusD family nutrient uptake outer membrane protein — MRKLFSYILLTVSLTACSDILDKTDLTGIDERTWDNESTATLYLNRVYDLSMPTWPNLASAATLPTAIHDISDDYNGGDQKIWYGTLSVDNITDFFGGNASNNVWAYIRKTNILLTEIEKGPLPQDVKTKIKSQAYFLRGWLYFQLIKLYGGVPYISHPQDWVTENLFVTRNKTSECIDSIARDFDMATALPGNWGTADKGRITRGAALGVKGRMLLYWASPQFNPNNDPARWERAYKANRAAYDTLVLDGYGLFSNYANIWLDEGTGNKEVILLRSFDGATKASTFDDAARPNSESNGGGGSYQPTLELVNTYPTIDGLPITDPNSGYDPVYYWKNRDPRFDATIAYNGCIWPLSNKTGRKQWNYVGVTEDKNKPTATGFYCRKNVNTSIIKDNTKLGKTDWIEMRFAEVMLNLAECANATGRTQEAYDMLTAIRKRAGIRPGEGGTYGLKQGMSRDEMFETIMNERRIELAFEGKRYDDLRRNKLFDKLNGKKRSILKITINAPYTVADLEKPDATGIPLRDKLDLNGPDYTTYFTATVDVLDTQKPINYPSNYYFYAIPTTNITRNPSLVQTTGWTSGGFNPLD; from the coding sequence ATGCGAAAATTATTCAGCTATATATTACTGACCGTCAGTCTGACCGCGTGCTCAGATATACTTGATAAGACAGACCTGACAGGGATTGACGAGCGTACATGGGATAATGAATCTACCGCTACACTGTACCTGAACAGGGTATATGATCTGTCAATGCCTACATGGCCTAATCTGGCCAGCGCTGCGACACTGCCCACCGCTATTCATGATATCTCCGATGATTATAATGGCGGCGATCAGAAGATCTGGTATGGTACTTTGTCTGTGGATAACATCACAGATTTCTTTGGTGGAAATGCGTCCAATAATGTGTGGGCTTATATCCGTAAAACCAATATCCTGCTGACAGAAATCGAGAAAGGACCTTTGCCGCAGGATGTTAAAACAAAGATCAAATCACAGGCGTATTTCCTGAGAGGATGGTTATATTTCCAGTTGATCAAGCTGTATGGCGGTGTGCCTTACATCAGTCATCCGCAGGACTGGGTAACAGAAAACCTGTTCGTTACCAGGAATAAAACTTCTGAATGTATTGACTCCATTGCCAGGGATTTTGATATGGCGACCGCTTTACCGGGTAACTGGGGTACTGCCGATAAGGGCAGGATCACCCGTGGCGCGGCATTAGGTGTAAAAGGCCGTATGCTGTTATATTGGGCAAGTCCGCAGTTTAACCCGAATAACGACCCTGCACGCTGGGAAAGGGCTTATAAAGCCAACAGAGCAGCATATGATACACTGGTGTTGGATGGCTACGGATTGTTCTCTAACTATGCGAACATCTGGCTGGATGAAGGAACAGGTAACAAGGAAGTGATCCTGCTTCGTTCGTTTGACGGTGCTACCAAGGCCAGCACCTTTGATGATGCTGCCCGTCCGAACTCTGAGTCAAATGGTGGCGGAGGATCTTATCAGCCTACCCTTGAACTGGTGAATACGTACCCTACAATAGACGGTTTACCGATCACGGATCCTAATTCCGGTTATGATCCTGTATATTACTGGAAGAACCGTGATCCTCGTTTTGATGCCACTATTGCCTACAATGGCTGTATATGGCCGCTGAGTAATAAAACAGGGCGTAAGCAGTGGAACTATGTTGGGGTAACTGAAGACAAAAACAAACCTACTGCAACAGGTTTCTATTGCCGTAAAAATGTCAATACATCTATCATCAAGGATAACACCAAGCTGGGTAAGACCGACTGGATCGAAATGCGTTTCGCAGAAGTAATGCTGAACCTGGCGGAGTGTGCCAATGCCACCGGCCGTACACAGGAGGCTTACGACATGCTGACTGCTATCCGTAAGAGAGCTGGTATCCGTCCGGGTGAAGGTGGTACCTACGGCCTGAAACAAGGTATGTCCAGGGATGAAATGTTTGAGACGATTATGAACGAGCGCCGTATCGAACTGGCATTCGAAGGCAAACGTTATGATGACCTGCGCCGTAATAAACTGTTTGATAAACTGAACGGTAAGAAACGTTCCATCCTGAAGATCACTATCAATGCACCTTATACGGTGGCCGATCTGGAAAAACCAGACGCGACCGGTATTCCGCTGCGTGATAAACTGGATCTGAACGGACCGGATTATACAACGTATTTTACAGCTACAGTTGATGTGCTGGATACGCAGAAGCCGATCAACTATCCGTCCAACTATTATTTTTACGCCATTCCTACTACCAATATTACCAGGAACCCAAGTCTTGTACAGACGACAGGCTGGACGAGTGGCGGCTTTAATCCATTAGACTAA
- a CDS encoding DUF3826 domain-containing protein has protein sequence MKHYLAGTLLIAALGGAQGAYAQYPTIPKAVQEVSDSLMEGAKRRSDAAWEKALPIVKEEARQGKPYIPFASRPTDLPQAQIPAFPGAEGGGAYTFGGRGGKVFVVTSLEDSGPGTLRDACEAGGARTIVFNVAGIIHLKTPIILMAPYITIAGQTAPGDGVCVAGESFWINTHDVVIRYMRFRRGETTVGRRDDALGGNPIGNIIIDHCSTSWGLDENISLYRHMYNPGTGYAEEKLPTVNITIQNTISSEALDTYNHAFGSTLGGENCSFMRNLWACNAGRNPSVGWYSIFNFVNNVVFNWKHRTVDGGDYRSQFNIVNNYFKPGPITPKDDAVGHRILKPESGRSKLKYREFGRAYVNGNIMEGYPKITANNWDGGVQIEDMDNAGEYEKDMRVSSPLPMPRMMIMSAKDAYQYVLDNAGATLPVRDAVDTRVIEQVRTGKIQYKDKTDSKIGSEYIKRRLSPDSYKEGIIYDIAQVGGYPEYKGKPYKDSDGDGIPDEWETRHKMNPKDPKDAVLDSNGDGYTNIEDFLNDIKGDKKSYQMIVTERASKIVSTLDLRDAGKTIQVQDIIAQQYVDLHDLDEKKDTTQIHQLHERYLSKLSSVLSTEQVTRVKDGMTYGVMPNTYNAYLEMLPQLTKKQQQQIKIWLEEAREKAMDAGSSEQKHAWFGKYKGRINNYLSSAGIDMKKAEAEWKKRRND, from the coding sequence ATGAAACATTATCTCGCCGGAACGTTGCTTATTGCTGCCCTTGGAGGGGCGCAGGGTGCTTATGCCCAGTATCCGACCATACCAAAGGCTGTACAGGAAGTCAGTGACTCACTGATGGAAGGCGCTAAAAGACGTTCAGATGCTGCATGGGAAAAAGCATTGCCTATCGTAAAAGAGGAAGCCCGTCAGGGGAAACCTTATATTCCATTTGCTTCCCGGCCAACTGACCTGCCACAGGCACAGATCCCTGCTTTCCCTGGTGCGGAAGGTGGTGGCGCTTATACCTTCGGTGGAAGAGGCGGAAAGGTCTTTGTGGTGACCAGCCTGGAAGACAGCGGTCCTGGTACTTTACGTGATGCCTGTGAGGCTGGTGGCGCCCGTACCATCGTATTTAACGTAGCAGGTATCATTCACCTGAAAACGCCGATTATCCTGATGGCGCCTTATATCACCATTGCCGGACAAACCGCGCCTGGTGATGGTGTCTGCGTAGCAGGAGAGTCTTTCTGGATCAATACACATGACGTCGTGATCCGTTATATGCGTTTCCGCCGTGGTGAAACAACGGTAGGTCGCAGGGATGATGCATTGGGTGGTAACCCGATCGGGAACATCATTATCGACCATTGCTCTACCAGCTGGGGATTAGATGAGAATATTTCCCTCTATCGTCACATGTACAATCCGGGTACCGGTTACGCAGAAGAAAAGCTGCCTACGGTGAATATCACTATCCAGAATACGATCTCTTCTGAAGCGCTGGATACTTACAACCATGCATTCGGCAGTACACTTGGCGGAGAAAACTGTTCCTTCATGCGCAACCTCTGGGCATGTAATGCCGGTCGTAACCCATCTGTCGGTTGGTACAGCATCTTCAACTTTGTGAATAACGTAGTGTTTAACTGGAAACATCGTACCGTAGACGGTGGCGATTACCGTTCACAGTTCAATATTGTGAATAACTACTTCAAACCAGGTCCGATCACACCTAAAGACGATGCGGTAGGTCACAGGATACTGAAACCGGAATCAGGTCGTAGTAAACTGAAATACCGTGAATTTGGCAGGGCTTATGTGAATGGCAATATCATGGAAGGTTATCCAAAGATCACTGCCAACAACTGGGATGGTGGTGTGCAGATAGAAGACATGGATAATGCGGGTGAGTACGAAAAAGATATGCGTGTGAGCAGTCCGCTACCGATGCCACGTATGATGATCATGTCAGCGAAGGACGCTTATCAGTACGTACTGGATAATGCAGGCGCTACATTGCCGGTGCGTGATGCCGTAGATACAAGAGTGATCGAGCAGGTAAGGACAGGAAAAATTCAATACAAGGATAAAACAGATTCAAAGATCGGTAGTGAATATATCAAACGCCGTCTGAGCCCGGATTCCTATAAGGAAGGTATTATCTACGATATCGCTCAGGTAGGCGGTTATCCTGAATACAAGGGCAAACCATACAAAGACAGCGATGGTGATGGTATTCCTGATGAATGGGAAACCCGTCATAAAATGAATCCGAAAGATCCGAAAGATGCGGTACTGGATAGCAATGGCGATGGATATACCAATATCGAAGACTTCCTGAACGATATCAAAGGCGATAAGAAAAGCTACCAGATGATCGTAACAGAACGTGCATCTAAAATAGTATCTACACTGGATCTCCGTGATGCGGGTAAAACTATACAGGTGCAGGATATCATTGCACAGCAATATGTTGATCTGCATGACCTGGATGAAAAGAAAGATACTACACAGATTCACCAGCTGCATGAGCGTTATCTGTCAAAGCTTTCTTCCGTACTGAGTACTGAACAGGTTACACGTGTGAAAGACGGGATGACTTATGGTGTTATGCCCAACACGTACAACGCTTATCTGGAAATGTTGCCACAGCTGACTAAAAAACAACAGCAGCAGATTAAAATATGGCTGGAAGAAGCACGTGAGAAAGCAATGGATGCAGGTTCTTCAGAACAGAAACATGCCTGGTTTGGAAAATATAAAGGACGTATCAATAACTACCTGTCATCAGCAGGTATCGACATGAAAAAGGCGGAAGCCGAATGGAAGAAACGTAGGAATGACTAA
- a CDS encoding DUF6298 domain-containing protein: protein MTKRLLTICVACWLPLLAAAQAKKTKAPLPPVSWEKGQLAYQPDEKGNRVPDFSWCGYMAGEQALPLTPIRVRVPVMKGDATATIQAALDYVASLPLKEGVRGAVLLDKGTFEISGSLRINASGVVLRGSGDSTVLLATGYSRAILIHVSGRNDKQLSPAVKITDAYVPVNSHVVHIPAGVSLQEGDEVEIVRPCTPSWIQQLGTAHFGGGITALGWKPGDREIHWSRKVMKVTGNTVTLDVPLTNALDTAYGSATIAAYKWPGLITQTGVENLHCRSVFDAANPKDEDHCWTAIAIENATDAWVRQVSFEHFAGSAVAVLETARRVTVEDCISTAPVSEIGGQRRYTFFTAGQQTLFQRNYAQYGYHDFAAGFCAAGPNAFVQCMSDMPYSFSGAIDSWATGLLLDNVIVNGQTLGFPNRGQDGQGAGWTAANSVLWQCAAARIDCYRPPSANNWAFGAWAQFAGDGEWYASNEYIQPRSLYYAQLSARLGDKAAARAYLLPELGDASSSPTADVAAALSRQSMQPATTLYEWIGMAATRTPIPVNADGARIQAPVKQAVSAAVPGMKVVNGWLVNNGDVMTGDRRDVSWWRGNIRPDGIQEATPHITRYVPGRTGTGLTDDLDSVSAWMSRKHIVAIDHNYGLWYERRRDDHERVLRLDGDVWPPFYEQPFARSGQGTAWEGLSKYDLTKYNRWYWYRLQQFATLADRNGQVLIHQQYFQHNIIEAGAHYADFPWRPANNINQTGFPEPPPYAGGKRIFMAEQFYDTTNAVRNKLHRAYIRQCLDNFSNNHNVIQLIGAEFTGPLHFVDFWADVVRGWEQEKQQHSVIGLSTTKDVQDAVLQDAQRAPVIDLIDIRYWHYQENGTVYAPQGGQNLAPRQHARLLKPKRSNEKEIYRAVREYRDLYPGKAVMYSADSYDKYGWAVFMAGGSLASIPSIAVPGFLSAAAGMHPADMPGLWALSNNHGDYIIYNAGAANIDIPGATAAYNAVWIDAVNGRTLLSKKNIKAGTGHTLSAPQAGAQVLWLIRK, encoded by the coding sequence ATGACTAAGCGATTATTAACAATATGTGTTGCCTGCTGGCTGCCTTTACTGGCAGCCGCACAGGCAAAGAAAACAAAAGCGCCTTTACCTCCTGTATCATGGGAAAAAGGACAGCTGGCGTATCAGCCGGATGAAAAAGGGAATCGTGTTCCTGATTTTTCCTGGTGTGGATATATGGCCGGCGAACAAGCATTGCCCCTGACCCCTATAAGGGTCAGGGTGCCTGTTATGAAGGGGGATGCGACCGCTACCATACAGGCGGCGCTGGACTATGTAGCGTCCTTACCATTGAAAGAGGGTGTACGTGGCGCTGTATTGCTGGATAAAGGCACTTTTGAAATCAGCGGTAGCCTGCGGATCAATGCGTCAGGTGTCGTGTTGAGAGGAAGCGGCGACAGTACGGTATTACTGGCGACAGGCTATAGTCGTGCGATACTCATACATGTCAGCGGTCGTAATGATAAACAGCTGTCTCCTGCTGTAAAAATCACTGATGCTTATGTGCCTGTCAACAGCCATGTTGTACACATACCAGCAGGTGTATCATTGCAGGAAGGAGACGAAGTGGAGATAGTACGTCCCTGTACGCCTTCCTGGATACAACAACTGGGGACGGCCCATTTTGGCGGTGGTATAACTGCCCTGGGCTGGAAACCGGGAGATAGAGAAATACACTGGTCACGTAAGGTGATGAAAGTAACAGGAAATACAGTTACCCTGGATGTTCCGCTTACCAATGCACTGGATACTGCTTATGGCAGTGCAACCATTGCGGCATATAAATGGCCCGGATTGATTACACAGACAGGTGTGGAAAACCTGCATTGCCGTTCAGTCTTTGATGCTGCCAATCCGAAGGATGAAGATCATTGCTGGACAGCCATCGCAATAGAAAATGCCACAGATGCCTGGGTAAGACAGGTCAGTTTTGAGCACTTTGCCGGTTCTGCAGTAGCAGTGCTGGAAACAGCCCGCAGGGTGACCGTAGAAGATTGTATATCAACAGCACCGGTCTCAGAGATCGGTGGACAACGCCGGTATACCTTCTTTACTGCTGGTCAGCAGACTTTGTTCCAGCGTAACTACGCACAGTACGGTTATCATGATTTTGCTGCCGGTTTTTGTGCAGCAGGTCCGAATGCTTTTGTACAGTGTATGTCTGATATGCCCTACAGTTTCAGTGGTGCGATTGATAGCTGGGCGACTGGTCTATTGCTGGATAATGTAATTGTTAACGGTCAGACTTTAGGTTTTCCCAACCGTGGTCAGGACGGACAGGGAGCAGGATGGACCGCTGCGAATAGCGTACTATGGCAATGTGCGGCTGCACGAATAGACTGTTATCGTCCACCAAGCGCTAATAACTGGGCTTTCGGTGCATGGGCGCAGTTTGCAGGAGATGGTGAATGGTATGCTTCCAATGAATACATCCAGCCACGCAGTTTATACTATGCACAACTGTCCGCCCGCCTGGGTGATAAAGCTGCAGCACGTGCATACTTGTTACCGGAACTGGGAGACGCTTCCAGTAGTCCGACAGCTGATGTTGCTGCCGCATTGTCCCGACAATCTATGCAACCTGCCACTACTTTATACGAATGGATCGGTATGGCGGCAACCCGTACACCGATTCCTGTCAATGCCGACGGCGCACGTATACAGGCGCCTGTTAAACAGGCAGTATCAGCTGCGGTACCTGGTATGAAAGTCGTGAACGGATGGCTGGTGAATAATGGCGATGTGATGACAGGAGACCGTAGAGATGTATCCTGGTGGAGAGGGAATATCAGACCGGATGGAATACAGGAGGCTACGCCGCATATTACCCGTTATGTGCCGGGTAGAACAGGTACCGGACTGACAGATGATCTGGACTCCGTATCTGCCTGGATGAGCCGTAAACATATCGTAGCGATTGATCATAATTACGGACTATGGTATGAAAGAAGAAGAGATGATCATGAGCGGGTATTGCGACTGGATGGAGATGTATGGCCACCGTTTTATGAACAGCCTTTTGCGCGTAGCGGACAAGGAACAGCCTGGGAAGGATTGAGTAAATATGATCTGACGAAATATAACCGCTGGTATTGGTATCGGCTGCAACAGTTTGCCACACTGGCTGACAGGAACGGACAGGTATTAATCCATCAGCAATATTTTCAGCACAATATTATCGAGGCAGGTGCGCATTATGCGGACTTCCCCTGGCGGCCAGCCAACAATATCAACCAAACCGGATTTCCGGAGCCGCCACCTTATGCAGGTGGTAAGCGCATCTTTATGGCTGAACAGTTTTATGATACCACCAATGCTGTCAGAAATAAACTGCACCGTGCTTATATCCGTCAATGCCTGGACAATTTCAGCAATAACCATAATGTCATTCAGCTGATAGGGGCTGAGTTTACAGGTCCTTTGCATTTTGTGGATTTCTGGGCAGATGTGGTCAGGGGCTGGGAGCAGGAGAAGCAGCAACATTCTGTCATAGGATTAAGTACTACCAAAGATGTACAGGATGCTGTGCTGCAGGATGCACAGCGTGCGCCGGTAATCGATCTGATAGATATCCGTTATTGGCATTACCAGGAGAATGGAACTGTTTATGCACCACAGGGTGGACAGAATCTGGCTCCCCGTCAGCACGCACGTTTGCTGAAACCAAAACGTAGTAATGAGAAAGAAATCTATCGGGCAGTACGCGAATATCGCGATTTATATCCGGGTAAAGCCGTGATGTATTCTGCTGATAGTTATGATAAATACGGCTGGGCTGTATTCATGGCAGGAGGTTCTCTCGCCAGTATTCCATCCATAGCTGTTCCCGGTTTTCTGTCTGCCGCTGCGGGTATGCATCCGGCAGACATGCCGGGACTATGGGCACTGAGCAATAATCATGGTGATTATATCATCTACAATGCCGGTGCGGCCAATATAGATATTCCCGGCGCCACAGCTGCCTACAACGCTGTATGGATTGATGCCGTGAATGGCAGAACACTACTGAGTAAAAAGAATATTAAAGCCGGTACCGGCCATACTTTGTCAGCACCACAAGCAGGTGCACAGGTACTCTGGCTGATACGCAAATAA
- a CDS encoding glycoside hydrolase family 140 protein has protein sequence MLNRNCIAMISCCLLLCFTTLTHAQQRQLSPLKVAANGRYFETSDGKPFFWLGDTGWLLFTRLTREETEQYLDNRKQQGFNVIQVMVLPAVTAANIYGDSALVGTNVGKPLTTKGNQPTDPTQYDYWDHVDFVVAKAAEKGLYLALVPVWGSPVKTGLVKEKDAVTYASFLASRYKKYPNIIWMNGGDIKGSDSMNVWMAIGNTLHKQDPGHLVTFHPRGRTQSSDWFHNSSWLAFNMFQSGHRRYDQDTTKGDKAYGEDNWKYVAVDYNRKPVKPVIDGEPSYEGIPQGLHDPAEPFWKDSDVRRYGYWSVFAGACGYTYGHNAVMQMHKQTDGKGVYGVREYWKDAINAPGAGQMQYLEKLICSRNYATRVPDQSLVADNGKGYQHLLATRGKDYAFIYTYTGRNISVNMGHIAGRRVKAAWYDPRNGETKEIGTYPNEKGTVVFDPPGEEKEGNDWVLVMDSVK, from the coding sequence ATGCTGAACAGGAATTGTATTGCGATGATCTCGTGCTGTCTGTTACTTTGTTTTACAACATTGACCCATGCACAACAGCGGCAATTATCACCTCTAAAGGTTGCTGCCAACGGGAGGTATTTTGAAACCAGTGATGGTAAACCCTTTTTCTGGTTAGGTGATACCGGTTGGTTGCTCTTCACCAGACTCACCCGCGAAGAGACAGAACAGTATCTCGATAACCGTAAACAGCAGGGCTTTAATGTTATTCAGGTGATGGTATTACCTGCAGTAACTGCTGCTAATATTTATGGCGACTCTGCACTGGTGGGAACCAATGTAGGTAAACCATTGACAACAAAGGGTAATCAGCCAACAGATCCCACACAATATGACTATTGGGACCATGTAGATTTTGTAGTCGCGAAAGCAGCGGAGAAAGGATTATACCTGGCCCTGGTACCGGTATGGGGTAGTCCGGTAAAGACCGGACTGGTAAAAGAAAAGGATGCAGTGACTTACGCTTCTTTCCTTGCCAGCCGGTATAAAAAGTATCCTAATATCATCTGGATGAATGGCGGTGATATCAAAGGCAGTGATTCCATGAATGTGTGGATGGCGATCGGAAATACCCTGCATAAACAAGATCCCGGACACCTGGTGACTTTCCATCCCCGTGGACGCACACAATCCTCCGACTGGTTTCATAACAGCTCCTGGCTGGCGTTTAATATGTTTCAGTCAGGGCACAGACGATATGATCAGGACACCACCAAAGGTGATAAAGCATACGGAGAAGACAACTGGAAATATGTAGCGGTCGACTATAATAGAAAACCGGTAAAACCTGTCATTGACGGAGAGCCTTCTTATGAAGGTATTCCACAAGGCTTGCACGATCCGGCAGAGCCCTTCTGGAAAGACAGCGACGTACGTCGTTATGGCTACTGGTCTGTATTCGCCGGAGCCTGTGGATATACTTATGGGCACAATGCAGTGATGCAGATGCATAAGCAGACAGACGGAAAAGGGGTATATGGCGTACGTGAATACTGGAAAGATGCCATTAATGCTCCGGGCGCAGGACAGATGCAATACCTGGAAAAGCTGATCTGTTCCCGCAACTATGCAACGCGCGTACCTGATCAGTCACTGGTGGCGGACAATGGTAAAGGCTATCAGCATTTGCTGGCTACCCGTGGAAAAGACTATGCATTTATCTATACCTATACGGGCAGGAACATTTCCGTAAATATGGGACATATCGCTGGTCGCCGCGTAAAAGCCGCCTGGTATGATCCCAGAAATGGTGAAACAAAAGAGATCGGCACATATCCCAATGAGAAGGGAACGGTGGTATTTGATCCGCCAGGTGAAGAGAAAGAAGGAAATGACTGGGTGCTGGTAATGGATAGTGTTAAATAG
- a CDS encoding glycoside hydrolase family 43 protein, with protein MKRFALYISIILLAACRSNKEVYMFTSFHEPGKDGLHFLYSYDGYKWDSLRGSFLHPRTGKDKIMRDPSMVKGPDGTFHLVWTSSWKGDKGFGYASSKDLQHWTPQQFIPVMEHEPLTVNVWAPELFYDDVEKQFIIIWASCIPGRFEKGIEAEDNNHRMYYTTTKDFKTFSRAKLFLDPGFSVIDAVIVQTRPQAYTLVLKDNTRNERDLKVAFAKHPLGPYQEVSVPFTGKLTEGPTVLKAGKDWLIYYDDYGNKRYGAVATTDFHTFRDINASIVIPEGHKHGTVFKVRRKILDKLK; from the coding sequence ATGAAACGATTTGCTCTCTATATATCGATTATTCTGCTTGCGGCCTGCCGTAGTAACAAAGAAGTGTACATGTTCACTTCTTTTCATGAACCCGGCAAAGATGGTTTGCATTTCCTGTATAGTTACGATGGCTATAAATGGGATAGCCTTCGTGGCAGTTTCCTGCATCCCCGGACGGGAAAAGATAAGATCATGCGCGATCCCAGCATGGTGAAAGGACCTGATGGTACTTTCCACCTGGTATGGACGAGCAGCTGGAAAGGGGATAAAGGATTCGGTTATGCATCTTCAAAGGATCTGCAACACTGGACGCCGCAGCAGTTTATTCCTGTAATGGAACACGAGCCGCTAACTGTAAATGTCTGGGCGCCCGAGTTGTTCTATGACGATGTGGAAAAGCAGTTCATCATTATCTGGGCATCCTGTATACCAGGACGTTTTGAAAAAGGAATTGAAGCGGAGGATAATAACCACAGGATGTATTACACGACTACCAAAGACTTTAAAACATTCTCCCGGGCTAAGTTATTCCTCGATCCGGGTTTTAGTGTGATAGATGCTGTGATCGTACAAACAAGACCTCAGGCATACACACTGGTGTTGAAGGATAATACCCGTAATGAAAGAGATCTGAAAGTGGCTTTTGCTAAACATCCTTTAGGTCCTTATCAGGAGGTATCTGTACCATTTACCGGAAAACTGACAGAAGGGCCTACCGTGTTAAAAGCCGGAAAGGACTGGTTGATCTACTACGATGATTATGGCAATAAACGCTATGGGGCTGTTGCTACTACCGACTTCCATACGTTCAGAGATATCAATGCCAGCATCGTAATACCTGAAGGACATAAACATGGTACCGTGTTTAAAGTCCGCCGTAAAATATTGGATAAGCTCAAATGA